A stretch of the Modestobacter marinus genome encodes the following:
- a CDS encoding PucR family transcriptional regulator: MPAGPVRTQPSEATLRRLERSSGALATQAVARMDEELSWFRAMPASQRSWVTLVAQAGIASLVEWCRNPGRPPRLTGEVFGAAPRELMQAVPLKRSVDLIKVTVEVVEDRVEQVAEPGEADRLRVTVLQFSREIAFAAAHVYASFAENRGAWDARLEALVVDALVRGDRSDELPGRAAALGWTETEPVVVLVGSAPPGEDDARAAVRRAARSLGCEVLVGVHADELVVVLGGAADLAHVTSRVCREFGPGPVVLGPRVDSLAHAGESATVALAGLRAAAAWPAAPRPVEAEDLLPERALDGDPLARSALADRVAAPLQAAGAEVLETVRTVLGNGGNLEATARALFVHTNTVRYRLKRAAELTGYSATDPRGAWTLQVALALAQLEGGRSLWQ; the protein is encoded by the coding sequence ATGCCAGCAGGCCCGGTGCGCACGCAGCCCTCGGAGGCGACGTTGCGCCGGCTCGAACGTTCCTCGGGCGCCCTGGCCACCCAGGCGGTGGCCCGGATGGACGAGGAGCTGTCCTGGTTCCGGGCGATGCCCGCCAGCCAGCGGTCCTGGGTGACCCTGGTCGCCCAGGCCGGCATCGCCTCGCTGGTCGAGTGGTGCCGCAACCCGGGCCGGCCGCCCCGGCTGACCGGTGAGGTGTTCGGCGCCGCTCCCCGCGAGCTGATGCAGGCCGTCCCGCTCAAGCGCTCGGTCGACCTGATCAAGGTGACCGTCGAGGTGGTCGAGGACCGGGTGGAGCAGGTCGCCGAGCCCGGTGAGGCCGACCGGCTGCGGGTGACCGTGCTGCAGTTCAGCCGGGAGATCGCCTTCGCCGCGGCGCACGTCTACGCCAGCTTCGCGGAGAACCGCGGCGCCTGGGACGCCCGCCTGGAGGCGTTGGTCGTCGACGCCCTGGTCCGCGGGGACCGCTCCGACGAGCTGCCCGGCCGGGCCGCGGCGCTCGGCTGGACGGAGACCGAGCCGGTCGTCGTCCTGGTCGGCTCCGCCCCGCCGGGTGAGGACGACGCCCGCGCCGCCGTCCGCCGGGCCGCCCGGTCGCTGGGCTGCGAGGTGCTCGTCGGCGTGCACGCCGACGAGCTGGTCGTCGTCCTCGGTGGCGCCGCCGACCTGGCGCACGTCACCTCGCGGGTGTGCCGGGAGTTCGGCCCCGGTCCGGTGGTGCTGGGCCCGCGGGTCGACTCGCTGGCGCACGCCGGGGAGTCGGCGACCGTGGCCCTGGCCGGGCTGCGGGCCGCCGCGGCGTGGCCCGCCGCGCCCCGACCGGTCGAGGCCGAGGACCTGCTGCCCGAGCGGGCGCTGGACGGTGACCCGCTGGCCCGCTCCGCGCTGGCCGACCGGGTGGCGGCGCCGCTGCAGGCGGCCGGCGCCGAGGTGCTCGAGACCGTGCGCACCGTGCTGGGCAACGGGGGCAACCTGGAGGCCACCGCCCGGGCGCTGTTCGTGCACACCAACACGGTGCGGTACCGGCTCAAGCGGGCCGCCGAGCTCACCGGCTACTCGGCCACCGACCCGCGGGGCGCGTGGACGCTGCAGGTCGCCCTGGCCCTCGCGCAGCTCGAGGGTGGCCGTTCGCTCTGGCAGTGA
- a CDS encoding acyl-CoA carboxylase subunit beta: protein MTTISAAPPSTPTVDPRDPEDRLARFFDPGSMRLLTARDTSGALAARGTVAGSPAVAYCTDATVMGGAMGLDGCRHIVDAIDTALRERVPVVGIWHSGGARLAEGVTALHAVGEVFAAMVRASGRVPQVSVVLGPAAGGAAYGPALTDLVIMGPAGRVFVTGPDVVRSVTGEVVDQEQLGGPDTHGRRSGVVHVVTDTEAEALETARQAVDLLAAQGTFAPAAEEPAVDLMALLPEQRNRAYDVKPLVASLLDSPGLELHPRFAPNVVTTLGRLAGRTVGVIANNPLRLGGCLDSASAEKAARFVRMCDAFGVPLVVLVDVPGYLPGVGQEWDGVVRRGAKLLHAFAEAVVPRVTLVTRKSYGGAYIAMNARSLGATAVFAWPGAEVAVMGAKAAVGILHRKKLAAAPPGEREALHAQLAAEHELIAGGVNRAREIGVVDEVVEPAQTKRRLVAALAEAPSGRGAHGNIPL, encoded by the coding sequence ATGACCACCATCTCCGCCGCACCGCCGAGCACGCCCACCGTCGACCCGCGGGACCCCGAGGACCGGCTCGCCCGGTTCTTCGACCCCGGTTCGATGCGGCTGCTGACGGCCCGGGACACCTCGGGGGCGCTCGCCGCCCGCGGCACCGTGGCCGGCTCCCCCGCCGTCGCCTACTGCACCGACGCCACGGTCATGGGCGGTGCCATGGGCCTGGACGGCTGCCGGCACATCGTCGACGCGATCGACACCGCGCTGCGGGAGCGGGTGCCGGTCGTCGGCATCTGGCACTCGGGCGGGGCCCGGCTCGCCGAGGGCGTCACCGCCCTGCACGCGGTCGGTGAGGTGTTCGCCGCGATGGTGCGCGCCTCGGGGCGGGTGCCGCAGGTCTCCGTCGTCCTCGGCCCGGCCGCCGGTGGTGCGGCCTACGGGCCGGCGCTGACCGACCTGGTGATCATGGGCCCGGCCGGCCGGGTGTTCGTGACCGGTCCGGACGTCGTCCGCTCGGTCACCGGAGAGGTCGTCGACCAGGAGCAGCTCGGCGGCCCGGACACCCATGGCCGGCGCTCGGGTGTCGTGCACGTGGTCACCGACACCGAGGCCGAGGCCCTGGAGACCGCCCGCCAGGCCGTCGACCTGCTCGCCGCCCAGGGGACCTTCGCCCCGGCGGCGGAGGAGCCCGCCGTCGACCTGATGGCCCTGCTCCCCGAGCAGCGCAACCGGGCCTATGACGTCAAGCCGCTGGTCGCCTCGCTGCTGGACTCCCCCGGACTGGAGCTGCACCCGCGGTTCGCGCCCAACGTGGTGACCACGCTGGGCCGGCTGGCCGGCCGGACCGTGGGCGTGATCGCCAACAACCCGCTGCGGCTGGGTGGCTGCCTGGACTCCGCGTCGGCGGAGAAGGCGGCCCGCTTCGTCCGGATGTGCGACGCCTTCGGGGTGCCGCTGGTCGTCCTGGTCGACGTCCCCGGCTACCTGCCCGGCGTCGGGCAGGAGTGGGACGGCGTGGTGCGCCGCGGCGCCAAGCTGCTGCACGCGTTCGCCGAGGCCGTCGTGCCCCGGGTGACGCTGGTGACCCGAAAGTCCTACGGCGGCGCCTACATCGCGATGAACGCCCGCTCGCTGGGGGCCACGGCCGTGTTCGCCTGGCCCGGCGCCGAGGTCGCCGTGATGGGCGCGAAGGCCGCCGTCGGCATCCTGCACCGCAAGAAGCTCGCCGCGGCCCCGCCCGGGGAGCGGGAGGCGCTGCACGCGCAGCTGGCGGCCGAGCACGAGCTGATCGCCGGCGGGGTCAACCGGGCCCGGGAGATCGGCGTCGTCGACGAGGTCGTCGAGCCGGCGCAGACCAAGCGCCGGCTGGTCGCCGCGCTGGCGGAGGCGCCGTCCGGCCGGGGAGCGCACGGCAACATCCCGCTCTGA
- a CDS encoding M20 metallopeptidase family protein, giving the protein MPADASLAADLLAAARADADRTVDLRRRLHRQPEVGLQLPATQAMVLAALGDLPIELTTGTSTTSVVGVLRGGRPGPTYLLRGDMDALPLTEATGLPFASEVPGAMHACGHDTHVAMLAGAARLLAERRDSLAGQVVFMFQPGEEGHHGARFMLDEGLLDVVPDAPVSGAFALHISTVFPTGTINVRAGAMMASADQFRITVHGRGGHASTPHLAADPVPVAAEIVLALQAMVTRRVDVFDPAVVTVGHLEAGTKDNIIPPYAVMDGTIRTLSAERRADVLASVQRVAEHVAAAHDLRAEFVRVEGYPVTVNDAGVAAQVTAAAAQLLGEQASAVMPAPLMGAEDFSYVLEQVPGAMAFLGACPPDLDPATAPGNHSDLVVFDEDALPAGVAMYAFMAAQALAG; this is encoded by the coding sequence ATGCCTGCCGACGCATCCCTCGCCGCTGACCTGCTCGCCGCCGCCCGAGCCGACGCTGACCGCACCGTGGACCTGCGCCGCCGCCTGCACCGGCAGCCCGAGGTCGGCCTGCAGCTGCCGGCCACCCAGGCGATGGTGCTGGCCGCGCTCGGGGACCTGCCCATCGAGCTGACCACCGGCACCAGCACCACCTCGGTGGTCGGGGTGCTGCGCGGCGGACGCCCCGGCCCGACCTACCTGCTCCGCGGGGACATGGACGCCCTGCCGCTGACCGAGGCCACCGGGCTGCCGTTCGCCTCCGAGGTGCCCGGCGCGATGCACGCCTGCGGGCATGACACCCACGTCGCCATGCTGGCCGGCGCCGCCCGGCTGCTGGCCGAGCGCCGGGACAGCCTCGCCGGGCAGGTGGTGTTCATGTTCCAGCCGGGGGAGGAGGGCCACCACGGCGCGCGCTTCATGCTGGACGAGGGGCTGCTCGACGTCGTCCCGGACGCCCCGGTCAGCGGCGCGTTCGCGCTGCACATCTCCACGGTCTTCCCGACCGGGACGATCAACGTGCGGGCCGGCGCCATGATGGCGTCGGCCGACCAGTTCCGGATCACCGTGCACGGGCGCGGTGGGCACGCCTCCACCCCGCACCTGGCCGCCGACCCCGTGCCGGTCGCGGCCGAGATCGTGCTGGCGCTGCAGGCGATGGTCACCCGCCGGGTCGACGTCTTCGACCCGGCCGTGGTCACCGTCGGCCACCTGGAGGCCGGGACGAAGGACAACATCATCCCGCCGTACGCGGTCATGGACGGCACCATCCGCACCCTCTCCGCGGAGCGGCGGGCCGACGTCCTCGCATCGGTGCAGCGGGTCGCCGAGCACGTCGCGGCCGCGCACGACCTGCGGGCGGAGTTCGTCCGGGTCGAGGGCTACCCGGTGACGGTCAACGACGCCGGGGTGGCCGCGCAGGTGACCGCGGCCGCCGCGCAACTGCTGGGTGAGCAGGCCAGCGCGGTGATGCCGGCGCCGCTGATGGGCGCGGAGGACTTCTCCTACGTGCTGGAGCAGGTGCCCGGCGCCATGGCGTTCCTGGGCGCCTGCCCGCCGGACCTGGACCCGGCGACGGCGCCCGGCAACCACTCCGACCTCGTCGTCTTCGACGAGGACGCGCTGCCGGCCGGGGTGGCGATGTACGCCTTCATGGCGGCGCAGGCCCTCGCAGGCTGA
- a CDS encoding arylsulfotransferase family protein encodes MPRTRSLPLALCASISSLALVAGCGTDSGAAEEEAEASVGPAVPAYVSRPDLTAPDIEITPAAGAPEADGTVVLLGPKSEGAPLSGVLIVDETGEPIWIHPTESRSYDVRVQELDGEQVLTWWQGTSPVVGMGVGEFVVVDDSYREIATITTGGDLDPGQADIHEGRLTPDGTALLTAYVKVPADLTTFGGPEDGWVWDNVVQEVDVDTGEVLLSWRSLDHVPLEATKSELPEDGGTEEAPFDYFHVNSVSEDADGSLLVSARNTWAVYDLDRESGEVLWTLGGEESDFDLGEGVEFAWQHDAERQADGTLTMFDNQSEPDIGPTSRGLRLALDEQAKTATLVTEYLPPDPDRLAGSQGSLEQLPNGNVFIGWGSRPFYSEFAADGTLLWDAALGSGDNYRAYRQEWTATPADPPDAVLADGAVHVSWNGATEVDSWRLVAGDDEASAEAGEPVARSGFETELPVDGDPAYLAVEALDADGQVLGSTVLGD; translated from the coding sequence ATGCCGCGGACCCGGTCCCTCCCCCTCGCGCTGTGCGCCAGCATCTCATCACTGGCACTGGTCGCCGGCTGCGGCACGGACAGCGGCGCGGCGGAGGAAGAGGCCGAGGCATCGGTCGGGCCCGCGGTCCCGGCGTACGTCAGCCGTCCCGACCTCACCGCCCCCGACATCGAGATCACCCCGGCGGCGGGCGCACCGGAAGCCGACGGGACCGTCGTCCTGCTGGGGCCGAAGAGCGAGGGCGCACCGCTCAGCGGGGTGCTGATCGTCGACGAGACCGGCGAGCCGATCTGGATCCACCCGACCGAGAGCCGCAGCTACGACGTGCGGGTGCAGGAGCTCGACGGCGAGCAGGTGCTCACGTGGTGGCAGGGCACCAGCCCGGTGGTCGGGATGGGCGTCGGGGAGTTCGTCGTCGTCGACGACTCGTACCGGGAGATCGCCACGATCACCACCGGCGGCGACCTCGACCCGGGCCAGGCCGACATCCACGAGGGCCGGCTCACCCCCGACGGCACGGCGCTGCTCACCGCCTACGTCAAGGTGCCGGCCGATCTGACCACGTTCGGCGGCCCCGAGGACGGATGGGTGTGGGACAACGTCGTCCAGGAGGTCGACGTCGACACCGGCGAGGTGCTGCTCTCCTGGCGGTCGCTGGACCACGTGCCGCTGGAGGCGACCAAGAGCGAGCTCCCCGAGGACGGCGGCACGGAGGAGGCGCCGTTCGACTACTTCCACGTCAACTCGGTGTCCGAGGACGCCGACGGGTCGCTGCTGGTCTCGGCGCGGAACACCTGGGCGGTCTACGACCTCGACCGGGAGTCCGGTGAGGTGCTGTGGACCCTGGGCGGCGAGGAGAGCGACTTCGACCTCGGCGAGGGCGTGGAGTTCGCCTGGCAGCACGACGCGGAGCGGCAGGCCGACGGCACGCTGACGATGTTCGACAACCAGTCCGAGCCGGACATCGGCCCGACCTCCCGCGGCCTGCGGCTGGCGCTGGACGAGCAGGCCAAGACCGCGACGCTGGTGACCGAGTACCTGCCGCCCGACCCCGACCGGCTCGCCGGCAGCCAGGGCAGCCTGGAGCAGCTGCCCAACGGCAACGTCTTCATCGGGTGGGGGTCGCGGCCGTTCTACTCGGAGTTCGCCGCCGACGGCACGCTGCTCTGGGACGCCGCGCTGGGCAGCGGCGACAACTACCGCGCCTACCGGCAGGAGTGGACCGCGACGCCGGCGGACCCGCCGGACGCCGTGCTCGCCGACGGCGCCGTGCACGTCAGCTGGAACGGCGCCACCGAGGTGGATTCGTGGCGGCTGGTCGCCGGGGACGACGAGGCGTCGGCGGAGGCCGGGGAGCCGGTCGCACGGTCCGGGTTCGAGACGGAGCTGCCGGTGGACGGCGATCCGGCGTACCTGGCGGTCGAGGCCCTGGACGCCGACGGGCAGGTGCTGGGCAGCACCGTGCTGGGCGACTGA
- a CDS encoding beta-ketoacyl-[acyl-carrier-protein] synthase family protein: MSTPTADVVVTGLGATTPLGGDVASTWEALLAGRSGVSRLTDDWAKEFPAQLVARLSTEPSEVLDRVRIRRLDRSQQVAVIAAEEAWRDAAGADSGVDPLRIAVVFGTGIGGAVTLLDQDDILEAKGPKRVSPFTIPMLMPNGPAAAVGLAVGARAGVHAPVSACASGAEAIRWGLDLLRLDRADMVVVGGTEACVHPLPMAGFSAMRAMSTRNDEPQRASRPFDKGRDGFVLGEGAAALVLERADAAKARGAKIHARLAGAGGTADGYDLVAPHPEGEGAGRAIVAAIRDAGLTAADIGHVNAHATSTPIGDTAEASAIHHAIGDHPLVTATKSQTGHLLGAAGALESVFSILALREQVVPATANLDDPDDDAAVQALDIVRREPRKASFSAALNDSFGFGGHNMALVFTTA, translated from the coding sequence ATGAGCACGCCCACCGCTGACGTCGTCGTCACCGGGCTCGGCGCCACCACGCCCCTCGGCGGCGACGTGGCGTCCACCTGGGAGGCACTGCTGGCCGGCCGGTCCGGGGTCAGTCGGCTCACCGACGACTGGGCCAAGGAGTTCCCGGCCCAGCTCGTCGCCCGGCTGTCCACCGAGCCGTCCGAGGTGCTCGACCGGGTGCGGATCCGCCGGCTCGACCGCAGCCAGCAGGTCGCGGTCATCGCGGCCGAGGAGGCCTGGCGCGACGCCGCCGGCGCCGACTCCGGGGTCGACCCCCTGCGCATCGCCGTCGTGTTCGGCACCGGCATCGGCGGTGCGGTGACCCTGCTCGACCAGGACGACATCCTGGAGGCCAAGGGGCCCAAGCGGGTCTCCCCCTTCACCATCCCGATGCTCATGCCCAACGGCCCCGCCGCTGCGGTCGGGCTCGCGGTCGGCGCCCGGGCCGGGGTGCACGCCCCGGTCAGCGCCTGCGCCTCCGGCGCCGAGGCCATCCGCTGGGGCCTGGACCTGCTGCGGCTGGACCGCGCCGACATGGTCGTCGTCGGCGGCACCGAGGCCTGCGTGCACCCGCTGCCGATGGCCGGCTTCTCCGCGATGCGCGCGATGAGCACCCGCAACGACGAGCCGCAGCGCGCGTCCCGCCCGTTCGACAAGGGCCGCGACGGCTTCGTCCTGGGTGAGGGCGCTGCCGCCCTCGTCCTCGAGCGCGCCGACGCCGCCAAGGCACGGGGCGCGAAGATCCACGCCCGGCTGGCCGGGGCCGGCGGCACCGCCGACGGCTACGACCTCGTCGCCCCGCACCCCGAGGGCGAGGGCGCCGGGCGGGCGATCGTCGCCGCCATCCGGGACGCCGGGCTGACCGCGGCCGACATCGGCCACGTCAACGCCCACGCCACCTCCACCCCGATCGGCGACACCGCCGAGGCCTCGGCGATCCACCACGCCATCGGCGACCACCCGCTGGTCACCGCCACCAAGAGCCAGACCGGGCACCTGCTCGGCGCGGCCGGTGCGCTGGAGTCGGTGTTCTCGATCCTGGCGCTGCGCGAGCAGGTGGTGCCGGCGACCGCGAACCTGGACGACCCCGACGACGACGCCGCCGTCCAGGCCCTCGACATCGTCCGCCGCGAACCGCGGAAGGCGAGCTTCTCCGCCGCACTGAACGACTCGTTCGGCTTCGGCGGCCACAACATGGCCCTGGTGTTCACGACGGCGTGA
- a CDS encoding pirin family protein, giving the protein MSGLDSRVLLAPQDGSLGPLLRMADDRLGASAGYGRHAHADVDVVAVVLAGSLRHAWGREAVLGAGDVAVLRAGRGLEHDEVAGAGGAHVVQTYLRAADPGAQPAHDVLLRPRGWVDLGRPDARLWVGDAGPDVPPGLRVLVRDGEVTVAPGEGPVEGPATVVVWELDAARPAWAS; this is encoded by the coding sequence ATGAGCGGGCTGGACTCCCGGGTGCTGCTGGCACCCCAGGACGGGTCGCTGGGTCCGTTGCTGCGGATGGCCGACGACCGGCTCGGCGCGAGCGCCGGCTACGGGCGGCACGCCCATGCCGACGTCGACGTGGTGGCGGTCGTGCTCGCCGGCTCGCTGCGGCACGCCTGGGGGCGCGAGGCCGTCCTCGGTGCCGGGGACGTCGCCGTCCTGCGCGCCGGCCGGGGCCTGGAGCACGACGAGGTGGCCGGCGCCGGGGGAGCGCACGTCGTCCAGACCTACCTGCGGGCCGCCGACCCCGGGGCGCAGCCGGCCCACGACGTGCTGCTGCGCCCGCGCGGGTGGGTGGACCTCGGCCGGCCGGACGCCCGGCTCTGGGTCGGGGACGCCGGCCCCGACGTGCCGCCCGGGCTGCGGGTGCTCGTCCGCGACGGCGAGGTGACCGTCGCCCCGGGGGAGGGGCCGGTCGAAGGCCCGGCCACCGTCGTGGTCTGGGAGCTGGACGCCGCCCGGCCGGCCTGGGCCTCCTGA
- a CDS encoding acyltransferase domain-containing protein produces the protein MLAVLAPGQGAQKPGMLTDWLELPGAESFFRWAGAIADADLLELGTTGDAEAIKDTAVTQPLVVAMSLFIARELGGMPGPVAHSPHAGRDVVITGHSVGELTAAALAGVLSVEAAIALTAVRGRAMARSCAQTPTGMSAVLGGEPDEVLAALEQHGLVPANRNGGGQVVAAGPLDGLAALKAEPPAKARIMPLSVAGAFHTHHMASARAELEALIGGLRPADPSRLLLSNADGAAVDNGAEVLSRLVSQVTSPVRFDACLATLRDLGVTAVLELPPAGALAGLAKREWKGSDIEVLALTSPADLDRARELIAAERGRAEAEHSPDWRVVVSPVRGTVRPAEVPEGTHLPAGSPLGSVQSRREEVNVSTGYDGVLAEWLVHDGDLVDAGDPIARLYPEVSA, from the coding sequence GTGTTGGCCGTTCTCGCCCCCGGACAGGGTGCCCAGAAGCCCGGGATGCTCACCGACTGGCTCGAGCTCCCTGGCGCAGAGTCCTTCTTCCGCTGGGCCGGTGCGATCGCCGACGCCGACCTCCTGGAGCTCGGCACCACCGGTGACGCCGAGGCCATCAAGGACACCGCGGTCACCCAGCCGCTGGTGGTCGCGATGAGCCTGTTCATCGCCCGCGAGCTCGGCGGGATGCCCGGGCCGGTGGCGCACTCACCGCACGCCGGGCGGGACGTCGTGATCACCGGGCACAGCGTCGGGGAGCTGACCGCCGCCGCGCTGGCCGGCGTCCTCTCCGTCGAGGCGGCGATCGCGCTGACCGCCGTCCGTGGCCGGGCCATGGCCCGCTCCTGCGCGCAGACCCCGACCGGGATGTCCGCCGTCCTCGGTGGTGAGCCGGACGAGGTGCTCGCCGCCCTCGAGCAGCACGGCCTGGTGCCGGCCAACCGCAACGGCGGTGGGCAGGTCGTCGCCGCCGGCCCGCTCGACGGCCTGGCCGCCCTCAAGGCCGAGCCGCCGGCGAAGGCGCGGATCATGCCGCTGTCGGTGGCCGGAGCGTTCCACACCCACCACATGGCCTCCGCCCGGGCCGAGCTCGAGGCACTGATCGGCGGGCTGCGGCCGGCCGACCCCAGCCGGCTGCTGCTCTCCAACGCCGACGGCGCCGCGGTCGACAACGGCGCCGAGGTCCTCTCCCGCCTGGTCAGCCAGGTCACCAGCCCGGTCCGCTTCGACGCGTGCCTGGCCACCCTGCGCGACCTCGGGGTCACCGCCGTGCTGGAGCTCCCGCCCGCCGGTGCGCTGGCCGGCCTGGCCAAGCGCGAGTGGAAGGGCAGCGACATCGAGGTGCTGGCCCTGACCAGCCCCGCCGACCTGGACCGCGCCCGCGAGCTGATCGCCGCCGAGCGGGGCCGGGCCGAGGCCGAGCACTCCCCCGACTGGCGCGTCGTGGTCTCCCCGGTGCGCGGCACCGTGCGCCCCGCCGAGGTCCCCGAGGGCACCCACCTCCCCGCGGGGAGCCCGCTGGGCTCCGTGCAGAGCCGGCGCGAGGAGGTCAACGTCTCCACCGGCTACGACGGCGTCCTCGCCGAGTGGCTCGTGCACGACGGGGACCTCGTCGACGCCGGAGACCCGATCGCCCGTCTCTACCCGGAGGTGTCCGCGTGA
- a CDS encoding beta-ketoacyl-ACP synthase III: MTTIKLREGAPGASILGLGSYRPRRRVTNDELAQVMDTNDEWIQSRVGIAERRWASEDETLVDMSIAAGGKALAASGLAPDQIDLVIVASASLTAPIPGIGPQVAHRLGIPRPGAFDLNAGCAGFCYALGVANDAIRSGEATNVLVVGVERLSDVTDQTDRSTAVIFADGAGAAVLGPSDEPGIGPVAWGSDGDQYTAIEIAAGRSTMTMAGQTVYRWATTKLTQTLIEAMEKAGVTAADIDVFAPHQANLRIIESMAKKLGFGEDTVIARDIVQSGNTSAASVPLALTALLESGEAKSGDLALVLGYGAGLTFAGQVMRLP; encoded by the coding sequence GTGACCACCATCAAGCTGCGGGAAGGGGCCCCCGGCGCGAGCATCCTCGGCCTGGGCTCCTACCGCCCCCGCCGCCGGGTGACCAACGACGAGCTCGCCCAGGTGATGGACACCAACGACGAGTGGATCCAGTCCCGCGTCGGCATCGCCGAGCGCCGCTGGGCGTCCGAGGACGAGACGCTGGTCGACATGTCCATCGCCGCCGGCGGCAAGGCGCTGGCGGCCAGCGGGCTGGCCCCCGACCAGATCGACCTGGTCATCGTGGCGAGCGCGAGCCTGACCGCCCCGATCCCGGGCATCGGCCCGCAGGTCGCGCACCGGCTGGGCATCCCCCGCCCCGGCGCCTTCGACCTCAACGCCGGCTGCGCCGGGTTCTGCTACGCGCTCGGGGTGGCCAACGACGCCATCCGTTCCGGCGAGGCCACCAACGTGCTGGTGGTGGGGGTCGAGCGGCTCAGCGACGTCACCGACCAGACCGACCGGAGCACCGCGGTGATCTTCGCCGACGGGGCCGGGGCAGCCGTCCTGGGCCCCTCGGACGAGCCCGGCATCGGCCCGGTCGCCTGGGGCAGCGACGGCGACCAGTACACCGCCATCGAGATCGCCGCCGGCCGCTCGACCATGACGATGGCCGGCCAGACCGTGTACCGCTGGGCCACCACGAAGCTGACCCAGACGCTCATCGAGGCGATGGAGAAGGCCGGCGTCACCGCCGCCGACATCGACGTCTTCGCCCCGCACCAGGCCAACCTGCGGATCATCGAGTCGATGGCCAAGAAGCTCGGCTTCGGCGAGGACACCGTGATCGCCCGCGACATCGTCCAGTCGGGCAACACCTCGGCCGCCTCCGTCCCGCTGGCGCTGACCGCGCTGCTGGAGTCCGGCGAGGCGAAGTCCGGCGACCTGGCCCTGGTGCTCGGCTACGGCGCCGGGCTCACCTTCGCCGGCCAGGTGATGCGCCTCCCCTGA
- a CDS encoding acyl carrier protein produces MPSTADIQAGLAEILEEVAGVAPADATPEKSFTDDLDVDSLSMVEIATAVEDKFGVAIPDDELANIKTVGDAISFIEKNQG; encoded by the coding sequence GTGCCCAGCACCGCAGACATCCAGGCCGGTCTCGCCGAGATCCTGGAGGAGGTGGCCGGGGTCGCCCCCGCCGACGCCACCCCCGAGAAGTCCTTCACCGACGACCTCGACGTCGACTCGCTGTCGATGGTCGAGATCGCCACCGCCGTCGAGGACAAGTTCGGCGTCGCGATCCCGGACGACGAGCTCGCCAACATCAAGACCGTCGGCGACGCGATCAGCTTCATCGAGAAGAACCAGGGCTGA
- a CDS encoding DUF3145 domain-containing protein codes for MQRRSTQGVVFVHACPKALCQHVGWALESVLGAPVSLSWADQPVAHGAYRAEIAWTGAPGTGAKLVAALKQWPMLRFEVTEEASHGNDGERMSYVPGHGVHRSPVSANGDMVISEQQLRHLAATATSVEAFRHGVDALLGAAWDADLEAYRYAGDATPATWLHQVV; via the coding sequence GTGCAGCGACGGTCAACCCAGGGTGTCGTCTTCGTGCACGCGTGCCCGAAGGCGCTCTGCCAGCACGTCGGATGGGCGCTCGAGAGCGTCCTCGGCGCGCCGGTGTCCTTGTCATGGGCCGACCAGCCCGTGGCGCACGGGGCCTACCGTGCCGAGATCGCCTGGACGGGCGCACCCGGCACCGGGGCCAAGCTTGTGGCTGCCCTCAAGCAGTGGCCGATGCTGCGCTTCGAGGTCACCGAAGAGGCCAGTCACGGCAACGACGGCGAGCGCATGTCCTACGTGCCCGGCCACGGCGTGCACCGGTCGCCGGTCAGCGCCAACGGCGACATGGTCATCAGCGAGCAGCAGCTGCGGCACCTGGCCGCGACCGCCACCTCGGTCGAGGCCTTCCGGCACGGCGTCGACGCCCTGCTCGGCGCCGCCTGGGACGCCGACCTCGAGGCCTACCGCTACGCCGGCGACGCCACCCCGGCCACCTGGCTGCACCAGGTCGTCTGA